The genome window CTGTTCCTAGTTCTTTAATTCATACATTTCCCAAGCATCATCATCAAtaccaacatcataaaaaaacaaTTTTCACTGATATAGGGGGATTACTGCAACAAATTCTGCATATTTCTCCCAAAACATGAAAAATGAAACTGCGATGCATGATTGGCGGGTCATCTTTCTTGGTCTAATAAAAAAGGGTTGGGCTTACATTAGTTTTCAATGGATAGGTGCCACAGGCGAAGATTAGCACACTCCACATCAGCACTCAGAAATGAAACACAAAGAAATCACTGAAACCTATACAAGAAATTACCTCAAATGTGAATTATAGGATCAATTTTACAAATGCCTCGTCGATATTTTTTCTATGGTCACAGCATGTACAAAAATATCAAATGCATAACAAACAGTGGAATCACCAAGGTAGGTGTAGAGTGCCATAGCCCTCATGAGCTAGCAAAAACTCAATACCAGAGCCTCTTTTGGAGTAGACGTGACTCGAAGAATAGCCTGAGCACTCAAAGGTGTCAGCTTCGCGTGGCAAAAAGCCTCCCAGGAATCAGCATCCACCAACTCAAGAGAATCTTCATTTGGAGAGACATGAGAATTAACATATATGGTTTGCAGTTGCATGGCAAGTGCCCGAGCAGCCTCCCTTGATTCAGGAAGTTGGTCGCTGAGTTGAGATGCTGCGATTTGGATAAGCTTATCAATTCCATATGCTCTAATTCCCTCCATGCCCTGTAAAGAACAAATTTTCTCCATCAAACATTAATGCTATGCAAATTCAAAGTCACGTAAGAATAGGTTAATGCAATAGCATATGCATACCAATCATGACAAGGTTTCTGCACCACATGATCAAGGTTGCTATCATGTGCTTGCTACATGATTGAGAACACTGAAATAAGTTATCACCTATGTAGTTTGACTCATAAAAGTACCTTCTTTCAAACCCATCTTCTAATATCAGTCAACTGCATAGTTCAATGTAGAGCCACATCAACCTTGTTGCTGTCTCATATCACAGGCTTCCAGCAGAAACTAACAAATAACAGACTTTTTTCTCCTGGTTATTATCCTTAATTTTGTTATAGCTGTATGCCCTTTACTGGTTCATATAATAGGCTTCtagcaaattttctttttttctcatggTTATTTTCCTCAAATCTGCAAAAGCTACAAATCAAATCGACCTTTTCTTAGTTAAGGAACGCTGTCATGAGAAACGTACAACACATAACTGATAATAAAGCCCACACGAAGATCCCAAGAACAAATCTTTTGAAGAACATTCAATCATAGGCTAAAGTTTGCTCTTCTCATGGTCTATAGACACAACACAACTCAAAATTCCTTCATGGGGTGTTGACAAAAGTCATCACTGCAATATAATCTTTGTGGGATACAGATCACTTAGTTATTAAGCTTGTTAAATAACCAGAAGAGACACATTAGTTTATAAAATAACTACTTCATGGGTTGTTTCTTTTCTAAATGAGATAAATTTGACATTCCATAAGACTTAATTCAGTTTATCTAAGACTTCTCACATCCAGTTAGAATCTAGAGGACCAGAATCAACTTATTGTCTTTGAATTAATAATTCAAACAAAAAGCTAAATCTGATTAAAATTTATTTGGTGTCTTGAAGGTAAAGTTCTTCTAGAGAGAAATTTCAACAATATATTCACACCCAAACTTAcaaaatctaaaatataaattaaatatccCACAGCTGGTAGTTGGACCAATCAGCAACTGTGATTCTGGAAGGGTAGAAAAGTTCTTACAAGTCGAGGTACACTCCTGCTAAAACACATAGATGCTTTTGCTCGTATTCGAGGATTTCTGTTTGTAAGATGAGGCAGCAACTTTGGCAACAATAGCATAGGAGAGATCCAAGTTGTCATTGCTATTAGAGCTGCCTCAGCAGCTTCACATACAAAGCGCTTGTCTTGAGAGGATTTCAGTAGCAACTGGACAAGCTGAAGAATGATGTAGAGATGTTTTAGAGTATTTAATACATGGAATCAGCAGAAGATAAAATAACGGAGAAGACTAGAAACGGAACATACCAGGGGATCAAATGAGTCAATAACCATATCATTGTAAGCCTTGAATATGTCAGCAGATGCCATGATTGCAGTTTTGCAGACAGCACTCCTGGGACTTCTCAGTGACTTCACAATAAGTGGTATCACAGCTCGTCTATAATAAAAATTTTTGGAAAAAGCAATGGGTAGGAAGATGATAAATGTCAGCTGACCAATGATTAATCTCTTATTTATACCAAAAAATGACTTCAGTCTATGATGATCTTTACATTGGATAAGATTAGTAAacttacatgatttcaagcagccTTTCCTTGTAATATATTGACAATTGGCGCACATTATTGAGTGCTTCGCATACAGAAACCCAGTCTTTTGAGTCCAACCTAGCTAACAGTGTCTTCATAAAACAAAACAATGCCAGGAAGTTTAGTTTACATGTACTTCAGTATACCCATGTCGAATATGTTGGTAtactagaaaataataaataaacaagAAACTGTGAGGACCGGAATGTACATTAAAACTTGCATCCACATCTGGTAGATCTGCCAGATTTTCAGACTCGATGTACTCAACTTCTGTATTTCCTGTCTCTAGTCCGTTGCTTCCTGCATCACCAATATTTATAGGAGCAGAGAAAGGGGAAGAACTTTTTTTCTGCAATTCAGGAccattgtcattgatattttcAATGTGCGACTTGGTTAAACTTCCTTTGCCCAATGCAGTATTCTTATCGAATCCAGTTGCTGGATGTACATTGAGATCTCCGAGGGTTTTTCCTGACATTTTCAGCTTATCAATCTGAATGAAGAAAATCTGTTAAGAATCAGATGCTACAAAATCAAGACTACATCCACTGCATTGCATGGAAGTAATGTGGCATA of Musa acuminata AAA Group cultivar baxijiao chromosome BXJ1-7, Cavendish_Baxijiao_AAA, whole genome shotgun sequence contains these proteins:
- the LOC135679404 gene encoding uncharacterized protein LOC135679404; the protein is MSGKTLGDLNVHPATGFDKNTALGKGSLTKSHIENINDNGPELQKKSSSPFSAPINIGDAGSNGLETGNTEVEYIESENLADLPDVDASFNTLLARLDSKDWVSVCEALNNVRQLSIYYKERLLEIIRAVIPLIVKSLRSPRSAVCKTAIMASADIFKAYNDMVIDSFDPLLVQLLLKSSQDKRFVCEAAEAALIAMTTWISPMLLLPKLLPHLTNRNPRIRAKASMCFSRSVPRLGMEGIRAYGIDKLIQIAASQLSDQLPESREAARALAMQLQTIYVNSHVSPNEDSLELVDADSWEAFCHAKLTPLSAQAILRVTSTPKEALVLSFC